A region of Nitrospinota bacterium DNA encodes the following proteins:
- the rpmF gene encoding 50S ribosomal protein L32 produces MPVPKKKTTRGKRGQRRSHDRINAPSFSACPNCGAARQPHRVCQVCGHYAEAQVLEAEEA; encoded by the coding sequence ATGCCGGTTCCGAAGAAAAAAACCACCCGCGGTAAGCGGGGTCAGCGCAGGTCCCACGACAGGATCAACGCTCCTTCTTTTTCCGCCTGCCCCAATTGCGGCGCCGCCAGACAGCCCCACAGGGTATGCCAGGTTTGCGGCCACTACGCCGAAGCGCAGGTGCTGGAAGCTGAAGAGGCATAG
- the plsX gene encoding phosphate acyltransferase PlsX — MGGDYAPGVNIDGVIQAVESIDDVKIILVGDENVIRAEMYKRSFSHPAVSIRHADEVILMDDAPAVALRKKRNSSIHVGIRMVREGQADAFVSAGNTGGVMAVAAVLLGTVEGIDRAAIAIQLPTQTGHTVLLDAGANVACKAMHLYQFGIMGSIYAQYALGDSRPKVGLLSIGEEDVKGNDTTREAFDMLQRSTLNFVGNTEAKLLYRGVADVVVCDGFTGNIALKISESVAEMITVFLKQTFALNWRSKLSYLLLKPYLEKMKKRIDHAEIGGAPLLGINGAVFISHGSSCPRAIRSAIMAAKRFVSGDVNGHIRESLMQNTHILDPRKLKAGEPEEKPGIWEQVRRKMGISKTGGHESQENP; from the coding sequence ATGGGGGGGGACTACGCCCCCGGCGTAAACATAGACGGCGTAATCCAGGCCGTTGAATCCATAGACGACGTAAAGATAATCCTGGTGGGGGATGAGAATGTGATCCGCGCCGAGATGTACAAGCGCTCGTTCTCCCATCCGGCGGTGTCCATCCGCCACGCCGATGAAGTCATTCTTATGGACGACGCCCCGGCCGTGGCCCTGCGGAAAAAAAGAAACTCGTCTATCCATGTGGGCATACGCATGGTGCGCGAGGGCCAGGCCGACGCTTTCGTGTCCGCCGGGAACACAGGCGGGGTGATGGCGGTGGCGGCGGTTTTGCTGGGAACCGTGGAGGGTATAGACCGGGCGGCCATAGCCATACAGCTCCCCACCCAAACCGGGCACACGGTGCTTCTGGACGCCGGGGCCAACGTGGCTTGCAAAGCCATGCATCTATACCAGTTCGGCATCATGGGCTCCATATACGCCCAGTACGCGCTGGGGGACAGCCGCCCGAAAGTGGGCCTGCTATCCATCGGCGAAGAAGACGTGAAGGGGAACGATACCACCCGCGAGGCGTTCGACATGCTCCAGCGCTCCACCCTCAATTTCGTGGGGAACACCGAGGCGAAGCTCCTTTACCGGGGCGTGGCCGACGTGGTGGTGTGCGACGGGTTCACCGGGAACATCGCGCTGAAGATATCCGAATCGGTTGCGGAGATGATAACTGTCTTCCTAAAGCAGACTTTCGCTTTGAACTGGCGCTCCAAGCTTTCGTACCTTCTGCTGAAACCCTATCTTGAAAAAATGAAAAAGCGGATAGACCACGCCGAGATTGGGGGCGCTCCCCTGTTGGGCATAAACGGGGCGGTGTTCATATCCCACGGCTCTTCATGCCCCAGGGCCATAAGAAGCGCCATAATGGCGGCCAAACGGTTTGTGTCTGGCGACGTGAACGGACACATCCGCGAGAGCCTCATGCAGAACACCCACATCCTGGATCCGCGCAAGCTTAAGGCCGGCGAGCCGGAAGAAAAACCGGGCATATGGGAGCAGGTCAGGCGGAAGATGGGCATATCCAAAACCGGCGGGCACGAATCCCAGGAGAACCCGTGA
- a CDS encoding AI-2E family transporter — MNTTMDMRPAMKALAVFVGLALFTWMLYAARDALFPFAVAFVFAYLLDPVVDRLVKAGVSRSTAILILLAALFSMLALAVALLAPLISAQVEALARNAPGYVESVKSRVAPFIESLPEMDRAKVEESIRDSMGALGDAPLKIVKAVSQSLWAGFSSAVGFIFALFNLIIIPVATFYLLKDFDVITSKLASRVPPRNRERALGFFTRLDEVLNSFFRGQLTVASILAVYYATGLFFIGAPMGILIGLLAGFSNIVPYMPIFVGLLPALFLTWLQYPGWEYPLMTLALFGVGQAFEGLFLTPRVMESAVGLHPVAVMAAIFIGGSFFGFTGILLAAPAAAALKVALEELDRVYTESDFFKQGAGPEQE, encoded by the coding sequence ATGAACACAACTATGGACATGCGCCCGGCGATGAAGGCTTTGGCGGTCTTTGTCGGGCTGGCGCTGTTTACGTGGATGCTTTACGCCGCACGGGACGCGCTGTTCCCCTTCGCCGTGGCGTTCGTGTTCGCCTATCTTTTAGACCCGGTGGTGGACCGGCTGGTAAAAGCCGGGGTGAGCCGGTCCACGGCCATACTCATCCTGCTGGCCGCGCTGTTCTCCATGCTGGCGCTGGCGGTGGCGCTGTTGGCTCCGCTCATTTCCGCCCAGGTGGAGGCGTTGGCCCGCAACGCTCCCGGATATGTGGAATCCGTCAAATCCCGCGTTGCGCCATTTATCGAAAGCCTCCCGGAAATGGACAGGGCCAAGGTGGAGGAATCCATCCGGGATTCCATGGGGGCTTTGGGTGACGCGCCGCTGAAAATAGTAAAAGCCGTATCCCAATCCTTGTGGGCCGGGTTCTCCTCGGCGGTGGGGTTCATATTCGCGCTCTTCAACCTGATAATAATCCCCGTGGCCACGTTCTACCTACTCAAGGATTTCGACGTGATAACCTCGAAACTCGCCAGCCGCGTGCCGCCCCGGAACAGGGAGCGGGCGCTGGGCTTTTTCACCAGGCTGGACGAGGTGCTCAACAGTTTCTTTCGCGGCCAGCTTACGGTGGCCTCCATTCTTGCGGTCTATTACGCCACCGGTCTGTTCTTCATCGGCGCGCCCATGGGGATACTCATTGGCCTGCTGGCCGGCTTTTCCAACATTGTGCCTTACATGCCCATATTCGTGGGGTTGCTACCCGCGCTGTTCCTTACCTGGTTGCAATATCCCGGCTGGGAATATCCGCTGATGACGCTGGCGCTTTTCGGCGTGGGGCAGGCGTTCGAGGGCTTGTTCCTTACGCCCCGGGTTATGGAATCGGCGGTGGGGCTTCATCCTGTGGCGGTGATGGCGGCGATATTCATCGGGGGCAGTTTCTTCGGTTTCACCGGGATTTTGCTGGCGGCTCCCGCGGCGGCGGCGCTGAAAGTGGCGCTGGAGGAACTGGACAGGGTTTATACCGAGTCGGATTTTTTCAAACAGGGCGCCGGGCCGGAGCAGGAATAA
- a CDS encoding DUF177 domain-containing protein — protein sequence MEEGRISPLILKVADVPEEGLDEQWTLTTEDFSVDTHPLPVKGAVSLAGRVYRDGKTVYFSGEVEGDLGLECSRCLKEFPLHLKEAVTAVFMPKADLAAEAGLEEVELSGEDLDVQLYAGDDIDLYPPVRDQLALSAPMKPLCAEDCKGLCPTCGADLNEAPCGCEAREADNRFAALKKLFNKND from the coding sequence ATGGAAGAAGGCAGGATTTCCCCGCTCATCCTCAAAGTGGCCGATGTGCCCGAGGAGGGGTTGGATGAACAGTGGACGCTGACCACGGAAGACTTTTCCGTGGATACGCACCCCCTGCCGGTGAAAGGCGCTGTGTCTCTGGCCGGGCGGGTTTACCGCGACGGTAAAACGGTGTATTTCTCCGGCGAGGTTGAAGGCGATCTGGGGCTGGAATGCTCCAGGTGTCTCAAAGAGTTCCCGCTCCATTTAAAGGAAGCGGTGACGGCCGTGTTCATGCCAAAGGCGGACCTGGCGGCGGAAGCCGGGCTGGAAGAGGTGGAGCTTAGCGGCGAAGACCTGGACGTCCAGCTGTACGCCGGGGACGATATAGACCTTTATCCGCCGGTGCGGGACCAGCTGGCGCTTTCGGCGCCGATGAAACCGCTTTGCGCGGAGGATTGCAAGGGGCTGTGCCCCACATGCGGGGCGGACTTGAACGAGGCCCCGTGCGGTTGCGAGGCCCGGGAGGCGGACAACAGGTTCGCCGCCCTGAAGAAACTGTTTAATAAAAACGACTGA
- a CDS encoding motility associated factor glycosyltransferase family protein translates to MTDRYTKNLMALEARFPTAATAVRGAGDDVEILPSRKGVPTGKLSGSYLHSAYDPMDEAIKFTRGHGLGPGDHVALYGMGLGHHLKPLLDIIGPQGLLVVAEANAAILKAALAVVDDPAVLNDPRLTVVAGSGEAEFLSQWAKALAALDTERTRVVIFSPSLRNMPAGFNMARRAVEMVRMERRFPVIMGEVENENFRRNLPRIKKSAGVSALRGTLTGRGAFVVGAGPTLDRDIVELCRNSPMAIFSSDTACPVLLSAGITPHMVFTADPQPVSRWHFDLAGRYDIPLVLPPTACANLVGSWSGPLYFGFPAPERHKDPARSWMRSMGVFEGGGSVSAYALETAFMAGASHVVLAGQDFGYPWGRVYATGCLPDWSQVSMSQEGLARERNYFNNGTTLTALALYSYRRAFEDLIRAHDGTRVYTLSAHGVALEGVEAIPSPAVLGIKPGEGFEFNAPAFSGNGYTAEVERAFMDWLEGQ, encoded by the coding sequence ATGACGGACCGTTACACTAAAAACCTGATGGCGCTGGAGGCCAGGTTCCCCACAGCCGCTACCGCCGTGAGGGGCGCCGGGGACGATGTGGAAATCCTCCCGTCGCGCAAAGGCGTCCCCACTGGAAAACTGAGCGGCTCGTATCTGCACAGCGCCTACGATCCTATGGATGAGGCGATAAAATTCACACGCGGCCACGGCCTTGGCCCCGGCGACCATGTGGCGCTGTACGGCATGGGGCTGGGGCATCATCTAAAACCACTGCTGGACATCATCGGGCCCCAAGGCTTGCTGGTGGTGGCCGAGGCCAACGCCGCCATACTCAAGGCCGCATTGGCCGTGGTGGACGATCCGGCTGTTTTGAACGACCCGCGTTTAACGGTTGTGGCCGGTTCCGGCGAGGCGGAGTTCCTTTCCCAATGGGCCAAGGCGCTGGCCGCGCTGGACACGGAGCGGACGAGGGTGGTGATATTCAGCCCCTCTTTGAGGAATATGCCCGCCGGATTTAACATGGCCCGCCGGGCTGTGGAGATGGTGAGGATGGAGCGGCGCTTCCCCGTAATCATGGGTGAAGTGGAAAATGAAAATTTCCGGCGGAACCTGCCTCGGATAAAAAAATCCGCGGGGGTTAGCGCTTTGCGTGGAACGCTTACGGGGCGCGGGGCATTCGTGGTTGGCGCCGGGCCTACGCTGGACAGGGATATAGTGGAGCTTTGCCGTAACAGCCCCATGGCCATATTTTCCAGTGACACCGCCTGTCCCGTCCTGCTCTCGGCTGGCATCACCCCCCACATGGTTTTCACCGCCGATCCTCAGCCCGTCAGCCGGTGGCATTTCGACCTGGCCGGGAGATATGACATCCCGCTGGTCCTACCGCCCACGGCCTGCGCGAACCTTGTGGGAAGCTGGAGCGGCCCGCTTTATTTCGGTTTTCCCGCGCCGGAGCGGCACAAAGATCCCGCCCGGTCGTGGATGCGCTCCATGGGGGTTTTTGAAGGGGGCGGCTCGGTTTCCGCCTATGCGTTGGAGACGGCTTTCATGGCGGGCGCCAGTCACGTGGTTCTTGCGGGTCAGGATTTCGGATACCCATGGGGGCGCGTTTACGCCACCGGGTGCCTGCCGGATTGGTCGCAGGTTTCCATGTCCCAGGAAGGGCTGGCGCGGGAACGAAATTATTTTAATAACGGGACAACCCTTACGGCCCTGGCATTATACTCATATAGAAGAGCGTTTGAGGATTTGATCCGCGCCCATGATGGAACCAGGGTTTACACCCTTTCCGCCCATGGGGTGGCGCTGGAGGGAGTGGAGGCCATCCCGTCGCCCGCTGTTTTGGGTATTAAACCCGGCGAAGGTTTTGAATTCAACGCCCCGGCGTTTTCCGGCAACGGATATACCGCCGAGGTGGAGCGGGCCTTTATGGACTGGCTGGAAGGACAATGA
- a CDS encoding ketoacyl-ACP synthase III — protein sequence MARVAGLGMNVPERILSNADLEKMVDTTDEWIITRTGIKERRIADNGVSASQLAIPAALEALERAGVAPAQLDMIICATSTPDMMFPSTACFIQNGIGARGCAAFDLLAACSGFVYGLTVADKFIKSGAAKNILLVSSEIFSHIVDWKDRSTCVLFGDGAAAAVITAGNGPSGVMDSRIFADGSYGDLLYAGVGSANPAHALYKDGATQFVKMKGNNLFKIAVTLMADVCRSILADNGLTAEDVSIVIPHQANVRIINAVAKALGMPEEKLFVNVQKYGNTSAVTVPLAMYEAQKEGRLREGDLVLLVAFGGGLTWGASLLRW from the coding sequence ATGGCCAGGGTGGCCGGCCTGGGAATGAACGTGCCGGAGCGAATACTTTCCAACGCCGACCTTGAGAAGATGGTGGACACCACCGATGAGTGGATAATCACCCGCACCGGGATAAAAGAGCGCCGCATAGCCGACAATGGCGTTTCCGCCTCCCAGCTTGCGATCCCCGCCGCCCTGGAGGCGCTGGAGCGAGCCGGGGTGGCCCCGGCCCAGCTGGACATGATAATCTGCGCCACCTCCACTCCGGACATGATGTTCCCCTCCACCGCCTGTTTCATACAGAACGGCATAGGCGCCAGGGGTTGCGCCGCGTTCGACCTTCTGGCGGCCTGCTCGGGGTTTGTTTACGGGCTTACAGTCGCCGACAAGTTCATAAAAAGCGGCGCCGCGAAAAACATACTCCTCGTCTCCAGCGAGATTTTCTCCCATATAGTGGACTGGAAAGACAGAAGCACCTGCGTGCTGTTCGGCGATGGCGCCGCCGCGGCGGTGATAACCGCTGGCAACGGCCCCTCGGGCGTGATGGATTCCCGCATATTCGCCGACGGCTCCTATGGCGACCTTCTTTACGCCGGAGTGGGCTCGGCCAATCCGGCCCATGCGTTGTACAAGGACGGCGCCACCCAGTTTGTGAAAATGAAAGGGAACAACCTTTTCAAGATAGCCGTAACCCTCATGGCCGACGTTTGCAGGAGCATTTTGGCGGACAACGGGCTTACCGCCGAAGACGTTTCCATAGTGATACCCCACCAGGCCAATGTGCGCATCATAAACGCCGTCGCCAAGGCGCTGGGGATGCCGGAAGAGAAATTGTTCGTGAACGTCCAGAAGTACGGGAACACCTCGGCGGTCACGGTGCCCCTGGCCATGTACGAGGCGCAAAAGGAAGGCAGGCTCCGCGAGGGGGACCTGGTTCTGCTGGTTGCTTTCGGCGGCGGCCTTACCTGGGGCGCCTCGCTTCTCCGCTGGTAA
- a CDS encoding septal ring lytic transglycosylase RlpA family protein, with protein MPPSQAPAPGALKNVKPYTVMGVTYYPLAEAYGFSEEGIASWYGKDFDGKPTANGETYDMYGVSAAHKTLPLGTMVEVTRLDNGNKLAVRVNDRGPFVPDRVIDLSYGAAKILGIVGPGTARVRVVALAQGKPGADGAPAPTTPLPDFTHGEFYVQVGAFGVTANAGRVRDSLGDMSLTARLQPYTNPAGQALTRVQAGPYGDINVAREAMETLKGKGFAQSFVVAD; from the coding sequence ATGCCACCCTCTCAAGCCCCGGCGCCGGGCGCGTTGAAAAACGTTAAACCCTACACGGTGATGGGGGTTACATATTACCCCCTGGCGGAGGCTTACGGTTTTTCGGAGGAGGGCATCGCCTCCTGGTACGGCAAGGATTTCGACGGCAAACCCACCGCAAACGGGGAAACTTACGACATGTACGGCGTATCCGCGGCCCACAAAACCCTTCCTCTGGGAACAATGGTGGAGGTAACCAGGCTGGACAACGGCAATAAGCTGGCGGTGAGGGTGAACGACCGGGGGCCTTTCGTGCCCGACAGGGTTATAGACCTCTCTTACGGCGCGGCCAAAATACTGGGGATAGTAGGCCCCGGCACAGCAAGGGTGCGGGTGGTGGCGCTGGCCCAGGGCAAACCGGGCGCGGACGGGGCTCCCGCTCCCACAACCCCCCTGCCGGATTTTACCCATGGGGAGTTTTATGTGCAGGTGGGGGCCTTCGGCGTAACGGCCAACGCCGGGCGGGTGAGGGATTCCCTGGGCGACATGAGCCTCACGGCCCGGTTACAGCCATACACCAACCCGGCCGGTCAGGCCCTTACCAGGGTGCAGGCGGGGCCCTATGGCGATATTAATGTGGCCCGCGAGGCGATGGAGACGCTTAAAGGTAAAGGCTTCGCCCAATCTTTCGTGGTGGCGGACTGA
- a CDS encoding clan AA aspartic protease, whose protein sequence is MKVPLIVAALLFAAINAHAGNDAAYIWSDDEGSVRITRGIKNIPERYRGKSKPITVEVVAGGSHQAPSGAVDVAGGATTLGFNPEVSPITVPAVFHKSTARDAWIDTGSEYVVITEKLAHSLGYSGRKAEKRVFHTPSGAVTAPVIILAKMSVGGATAHDVPAAILNFEGRGPVSAIVGMSFLSRFAVEINGKEGLITISLPLER, encoded by the coding sequence ATGAAAGTCCCGCTTATCGTTGCGGCTCTCCTCTTCGCCGCCATCAACGCCCATGCCGGTAACGATGCCGCCTACATCTGGAGTGATGATGAAGGTTCGGTGCGCATCACCCGGGGCATAAAAAACATCCCGGAGCGATACAGGGGCAAATCAAAACCCATCACCGTGGAAGTGGTGGCCGGCGGGAGCCATCAAGCGCCTTCCGGCGCGGTGGATGTGGCTGGCGGCGCCACAACCTTGGGGTTCAACCCGGAGGTTTCCCCCATTACTGTCCCGGCGGTATTCCACAAGTCCACGGCGCGGGACGCATGGATAGACACCGGCTCTGAATATGTGGTTATCACCGAGAAACTGGCCCATTCCCTGGGTTACAGCGGCCGGAAAGCGGAGAAAAGGGTGTTCCACACCCCCAGTGGCGCGGTGACGGCCCCGGTGATAATTTTGGCTAAAATGAGCGTGGGCGGCGCCACGGCCCACGATGTGCCCGCGGCGATTTTAAATTTTGAGGGGCGCGGCCCCGTGAGCGCCATCGTGGGGATGAGTTTTTTGTCCCGGTTCGCCGTGGAGATAAACGGCAAGGAAGGGCTGATCACCATAAGCCTGCCCTTGGAGCGGTGA
- a CDS encoding DUF4911 domain-containing protein produces MIYNVLHGARNFRRTMGVEQTKVSFPLQRERGDSHRILIQVNPADIAWVVMVVESHEFLGVPRTIDQSDGIVEILTTGDFVEDALALLESLKGEIPLNILNYR; encoded by the coding sequence ATGATTTATAATGTTTTGCATGGCGCAAGGAATTTTCGCAGAACCATGGGCGTAGAGCAAACCAAAGTTTCCTTTCCCCTGCAAAGGGAGAGGGGGGACAGCCACCGGATATTGATCCAGGTGAATCCGGCGGACATCGCCTGGGTGGTGATGGTGGTGGAAAGCCACGAATTCCTGGGCGTCCCCCGCACCATCGACCAGAGCGACGGGATAGTGGAGATTCTCACCACCGGCGACTTTGTGGAAGACGCCCTGGCCCTGCTGGAATCATTGAAAGGCGAGATACCCTTAAACATATTGAACTACCGGTGA